In Candidatus Nitrosarchaeum limnium SFB1, the following proteins share a genomic window:
- a CDS encoding phosphoribosylformylglycinamidine synthase I → MYHVLTDVFKFNAEYFWHEKGLPKNIDAVILPGGFSYGDRLRSGAIAAHSPIISDVRKMAEKGIPILGVCNGFQILVEAGLLPGALLKNTSLNFMCSWTNLIVENNKTPFTNKLKLHQKIPIPIANGEGRYYVDNDTLKKLKKHNQIVFRYSEVINGSTDKIAGVCNEDGNVVGMMPHPERAAESAINPIDNKPSSLIFESLLDTIGVTH, encoded by the coding sequence ATGTATCATGTTTTAACTGATGTCTTCAAATTTAACGCTGAATATTTTTGGCATGAAAAGGGACTGCCAAAAAACATTGATGCTGTAATTTTACCTGGTGGCTTCTCATATGGTGATAGATTAAGGTCAGGCGCAATTGCAGCACACAGTCCTATAATATCTGATGTGAGAAAAATGGCAGAAAAAGGAATTCCTATTTTAGGTGTATGTAATGGATTCCAAATTCTTGTAGAGGCAGGGTTGCTTCCTGGTGCATTATTGAAAAATACATCTCTGAATTTTATGTGTAGTTGGACAAATCTAATTGTAGAAAATAACAAGACACCATTTACAAATAAATTAAAACTACATCAGAAAATTCCAATTCCTATTGCAAATGGTGAAGGGCGATACTATGTGGATAATGACACTTTAAAGAAATTAAAAAAACACAATCAGATTGTATTTAGATATAGTGAAGTTATCAACGGCTCTACCGATAAAATTGCAGGAGTGTGTAATGAGGATGGAAATGTTGTTGGCATGATGCCTCATCCAGAAAGAGCTGCCGAGTCTGCAATAAATCCAATTGACAACAAACCATCTTCTCTAATTTTTGAATCCTTACTTGATACAATTGGTGTTACACATTGA
- a CDS encoding Phosphoribosylformylglycinamidine (FGAM) synthase, synthetase domain: MTVVLELIQKGLLKAAHDCSKGGLAVAVSEVCMTYNVGCKVSLEKVPGPKLDVDRILFSESHSRYLLVVSKKNIKKIQDILKTSKIKHNTIGEFGSKNILFSKSNKPIIDLRVDKAQKTWFNSLRELVVHG; the protein is encoded by the coding sequence ATGACTGTGGTTTTGGAATTAATTCAAAAAGGATTACTCAAAGCTGCTCATGATTGCTCAAAAGGTGGATTGGCAGTAGCAGTATCTGAAGTATGTATGACCTACAACGTGGGTTGTAAAGTATCTCTGGAGAAAGTACCAGGACCAAAATTAGATGTGGATAGAATTTTATTTTCTGAGAGTCATTCAAGATATTTACTAGTTGTATCCAAGAAAAATATAAAAAAAATACAAGATATTCTCAAAACAAGCAAAATAAAACACAATACAATTGGAGAGTTTGGCAGTAAAAACATCTTATTTAGTAAATCAAACAAACCGATCATAGATCTAAGAGTTGATAAGGCTCAAAAAACTTGGTTTAATTCGTTAAGGGAGTTGGTGGTTCATGGTTAA
- a CDS encoding glutamine amidotransferase class-II, which produces MVKENCGVVGIFSLSGTNVVPMAIDALRALQHRGQEAWGIAIPNKEPLKRLGLVSGASSEFKKISEEYSSPAVIGHVRYSTMGRSTLENAQPLKVKDLCIAHNGTIANVQELSNLVGGCSFTPQNASDTLVAAQRLVSLISENGQMGKALSILKNEMVGSYCFTFISDDNSVYAARDPKGFRPMVLGYKESDDTYIVASESSAVSAVGAKLQRDVKPGELIKLSTNGLETERFSEDASRAHCSFEFTYFAHPSSNMEGANIYISRKNIGKFLARKFPIHDADLVIPVPDSARPAALGYAQELGLTFDEGLLKDRYSKKGPLRSFIEPHQSDRIEINRWIIPIREIIEGKHVVVIDDSLVRGTSSKAIIQALRRAGAKKISMVITYPPIKFPCYAGIDFPSQDELATFSDGKNMTEEELTEMVRKSIGADFLGYNDAENLANAVGIPKDSMCFTCSSGNYDSLGITPEFKTRIEMKGE; this is translated from the coding sequence ATGGTTAAAGAAAATTGTGGAGTAGTTGGAATTTTTAGTCTTAGTGGAACTAATGTAGTTCCAATGGCAATTGATGCACTAAGGGCATTGCAACATAGAGGTCAAGAAGCATGGGGAATTGCTATTCCAAACAAAGAACCACTAAAAAGATTAGGGTTGGTATCTGGTGCCTCATCTGAATTTAAAAAAATATCCGAAGAATATTCTTCTCCTGCCGTAATTGGACATGTGAGATATTCTACAATGGGTAGAAGCACACTTGAAAATGCACAGCCGTTAAAAGTAAAAGATCTCTGTATTGCCCATAATGGAACTATTGCAAACGTCCAAGAATTATCAAATCTAGTTGGAGGTTGTTCATTTACCCCACAAAATGCTAGTGATACTCTAGTGGCAGCTCAAAGATTAGTATCTTTGATTTCTGAAAACGGTCAAATGGGAAAAGCGCTTTCAATTTTAAAAAATGAAATGGTCGGTTCTTACTGCTTTACATTTATCTCTGATGATAATTCAGTTTATGCTGCAAGGGATCCAAAGGGATTTCGTCCTATGGTTTTAGGTTACAAAGAATCTGACGATACATACATTGTTGCATCTGAATCATCTGCAGTTTCTGCAGTAGGTGCAAAATTACAGCGAGATGTTAAGCCAGGCGAATTAATCAAACTAAGCACCAATGGATTAGAGACTGAACGATTCTCCGAAGATGCATCTCGAGCTCACTGCTCATTTGAGTTTACTTACTTTGCACATCCATCAAGCAATATGGAAGGTGCTAACATTTACATCTCTAGAAAAAACATTGGCAAATTTTTAGCAAGAAAATTTCCAATACATGATGCGGATCTAGTAATCCCTGTACCTGACTCTGCAAGACCTGCAGCATTGGGGTATGCCCAGGAATTGGGACTTACATTTGATGAAGGACTGCTTAAAGATAGATACAGCAAAAAAGGCCCACTGCGTAGTTTTATTGAACCTCATCAAAGTGACAGAATTGAAATCAATCGATGGATAATTCCAATCAGGGAAATAATTGAAGGTAAACATGTTGTTGTAATTGATGATAGTTTGGTTAGAGGTACTAGTTCAAAGGCAATTATTCAGGCATTACGAAGAGCAGGCGCAAAAAAAATTAGCATGGTAATAACATACCCTCCAATTAAATTTCCATGTTATGCGGGAATTGATTTTCCATCTCAAGATGAGCTTGCAACATTTTCTGATGGCAAAAATATGACTGAAGAGGAACTTACAGAAATGGTTCGAAAGAGCATAGGGGCTGACTTTTTAGGTTATAATGATGCTGAAAATCTAGCAAATGCCGTGGGGATTCCAAAGGATTCGATGTGTTTTACCTGTTCGTCTGGAAATTATGATTCACTAGGAATTACACCGGAGTTTAAAACACGTATTGAGATGAAAGGCGAATAA
- a CDS encoding transcription regulator produces METAYVLVKSVMAHEMDVMSELLKIDSVKEAKGTFGVYDIFVKVEAKTAKEVEDTITKKIRKIKHVVSTTTLSVIPEQDKK; encoded by the coding sequence ATGGAAACTGCATATGTTTTAGTGAAAAGTGTAATGGCGCATGAAATGGATGTAATGAGTGAATTGCTTAAAATTGATTCAGTAAAAGAAGCTAAAGGAACTTTTGGTGTCTATGATATTTTTGTCAAAGTCGAGGCAAAAACAGCAAAAGAAGTAGAAGATACAATTACAAAAAAAATTCGAAAAATCAAGCATGTGGTATCTACTACGACCCTATCTGTAATCCCTGAACAAGACAAAAAGTAA
- a CDS encoding hypothetical protein (hypothetical protein Nmar_0782): MKAIWNDTIIAESDDTVVVEGNYYFPFDSIKQEYFKKTDLTTFCGWKGMANYYSVTINGKTNKDCAWYYAEPNDAAKKIKGRVAFWNGVLVK; encoded by the coding sequence ATGAAAGCAATTTGGAATGATACAATTATTGCAGAAAGTGATGACACTGTAGTTGTTGAAGGGAATTATTATTTTCCATTTGACTCAATTAAACAAGAATATTTCAAAAAAACTGACTTGACAACATTTTGTGGTTGGAAAGGAATGGCAAATTATTACTCTGTGACAATTAATGGGAAAACCAACAAGGACTGTGCCTGGTATTACGCTGAACCAAATGATGCTGCCAAAAAGATCAAAGGTAGAGTAGCATTTTGGAATGGGGTTTTAGTTAAGTAA
- a CDS encoding Uncharacterized low-complexity protein produces MNPSDVFKKRNFSKTNFDYEDLIGRNLSNSILSEVDLKNRDIHNADLSGSDLSGSNLSGTILFYVKLRGADLRGTSLSDAKLWDADLYGADLRGADIRGADLFYTDLRSADLSQANLSGANLRHANFEGSILTDVDFTGANYDAYTLETVTGNSKLALKKQGKQW; encoded by the coding sequence ATGAATCCATCAGATGTTTTTAAGAAAAGAAATTTTTCAAAAACAAATTTTGATTACGAAGATTTGATTGGGAGGAATCTATCTAATTCTATTCTAAGTGAGGTTGATCTGAAAAACAGGGACATCCATAATGCAGATTTGAGTGGGTCTGACTTGAGTGGGTCTAACTTGAGTGGAACGATATTATTTTATGTAAAATTACGAGGTGCAGATTTGAGGGGAACAAGTCTATCCGATGCAAAATTGTGGGATGCCGACTTGTATGGAGCTGATCTTCGTGGTGCGGATATTAGGGGGGCAGATTTGTTTTATACGGATTTAAGAAGTGCTGATTTAAGTCAAGCAAATTTAAGCGGAGCCAATCTCAGGCATGCAAATTTCGAGGGATCCATTTTGACGGATGTAGATTTTACAGGTGCAAATTATGATGCATATACGCTTGAAACGGTAACTGGAAATTCAAAATTAGCATTAAAAAAACAAGGCAAGCAGTGGTAA
- a CDS encoding hypothetical protein (hypothetical protein Nmar_0783), with protein sequence MKQYTVFIIIGVGVIGIMAAIFGFDVMKLSVATQDYALFVDPIIDKQSLFVTGRITIQNTGSQTLTNIHVNFGAGDTLDIKTLKSGQKIILSPPPGNPMEFVMINADHDVFVNKAYRELPKMVGMMGS encoded by the coding sequence ATGAAACAATACACCGTTTTCATTATCATAGGTGTGGGAGTTATTGGAATTATGGCTGCAATATTTGGTTTTGACGTAATGAAACTTTCTGTAGCAACTCAAGATTATGCTCTTTTTGTAGATCCTATTATTGACAAACAAAGCCTCTTTGTAACTGGGAGGATTACTATTCAAAATACCGGTTCTCAGACTTTAACTAACATTCATGTGAATTTTGGGGCAGGTGATACACTTGATATTAAGACCTTAAAATCTGGTCAGAAAATTATCCTTTCACCACCACCCGGCAATCCTATGGAATTTGTCATGATTAATGCAGATCATGATGTATTTGTTAACAAAGCATATCGAGAACTGCCAAAAATGGTAGGTATGATGGGTTCGTAA
- a CDS encoding phosphoribosylaminoimidazolesuccinocarboxamide synthase — MKMLPIECVVRGYFYGSLVGRWKKGDVMLPNGTNTTLAAKLLEPIFDPTTKSEHDIPINKTKALEMNLVTEEQYAWLEKTSIDIYKKMSTLADKAGFILADLKLEFGILDGKITLGDSIGPDEYRLWPKDSYKIGQTQEAYDKQILRDWLTEQGYQKQFDDARDAGKEPIAPTIPKDIIQKMTQRYVTAYEKLTGHSL; from the coding sequence ATGAAGATGTTACCGATTGAATGTGTGGTGAGAGGTTATTTTTATGGCAGTCTTGTAGGTAGATGGAAAAAAGGAGATGTGATGCTACCTAATGGAACCAATACCACACTTGCTGCAAAACTATTAGAGCCAATATTTGATCCAACAACAAAATCTGAGCATGATATTCCAATTAACAAAACTAAAGCATTGGAGATGAATTTAGTAACAGAAGAACAGTATGCCTGGCTTGAAAAAACTTCAATTGATATTTACAAAAAAATGTCTACACTTGCTGATAAGGCTGGTTTTATTTTGGCTGATTTGAAATTAGAATTTGGAATCTTGGATGGGAAAATAACTTTGGGTGATTCTATTGGCCCTGATGAATATAGATTATGGCCAAAGGATTCTTACAAGATTGGTCAAACACAAGAAGCATATGACAAACAGATATTGCGTGACTGGTTAACTGAACAAGGTTATCAAAAACAATTTGATGATGCACGTGATGCAGGAAAAGAACCTATAGCCCCAACAATTCCAAAAGACATAATCCAAAAGATGACTCAGCGCTATGTTACTGCATATGAAAAACTAACTGGGCATTCTTTGTGA
- a CDS encoding ArsR family transcription regulator: MSTLLEKEIKVNRILTTSVKHARAIEDPARSKIIEILYHRALSADQIANELKKTGYKKALTTVRHHLDILKDSGLIEIAKIEESRGAITKFYSTSTKLLGYVAPDDFDSKYSKVIDSTSVKIEKILRAITPKTTRTKKIKGENSQDYSQYLVMEIMNRAMTNIMENSGRKESIK, from the coding sequence ATGTCTACATTACTAGAAAAAGAAATCAAAGTAAACAGAATCCTTACAACAAGTGTCAAACACGCACGTGCAATCGAAGACCCTGCACGATCCAAAATCATTGAAATCCTTTATCATAGAGCATTATCTGCAGACCAAATTGCAAATGAGCTAAAAAAGACAGGATACAAAAAAGCCCTAACTACTGTCCGACATCATCTGGATATTTTAAAAGATTCAGGTCTAATTGAAATTGCAAAAATTGAAGAATCCAGAGGTGCAATAACTAAATTTTATAGCACATCTACAAAATTACTTGGTTATGTGGCCCCTGATGATTTTGATTCAAAATACTCTAAAGTAATTGATAGTACATCTGTAAAAATTGAAAAGATTCTAAGAGCAATAACCCCAAAAACCACTAGAACAAAAAAAATCAAGGGTGAAAACTCGCAAGATTACTCACAATACTTGGTAATGGAAATTATGAATCGTGCAATGACTAACATCATGGAGAATTCTGGAAGAAAAGAATCGATCAAATAG
- a CDS encoding Pyridoxamine 5'-phosphate oxidase-like, FMN-binding domain-containing protein — translation MDKKAQKLFEQKNIVFIATIMKDGSPQLSPVWANYDSGYILVNTAEGRIKHKNVLRDPRVAVSVISHDHPLDMTTIRGRVEEIISDYDYLHADKLTKQYMGKEHYPFKRENEKRIILKIKPEHVFVLPELKMNID, via the coding sequence ATGGACAAAAAAGCACAGAAATTATTTGAACAAAAAAATATTGTGTTTATTGCAACTATAATGAAAGATGGGTCTCCACAACTATCCCCTGTTTGGGCAAACTATGATTCTGGATACATTCTAGTAAATACTGCGGAAGGAAGAATCAAACACAAAAATGTTTTACGTGATCCGCGTGTTGCAGTATCTGTAATATCTCATGACCATCCACTTGACATGACAACAATTCGTGGCAGAGTTGAAGAAATAATTTCTGATTATGATTATTTGCATGCAGACAAACTGACAAAACAATACATGGGCAAAGAACATTATCCATTCAAAAGAGAAAATGAAAAAAGAATTATTTTAAAAATTAAACCCGAACATGTATTTGTTTTACCTGAATTAAAGATGAACATTGATTAA
- a CDS encoding hypothetical protein (hypothetical protein Nmar_0789) — protein sequence MVQITIIIIIGAIVISMAAAMFMYTQYQTNFITANSGEIVTVGPVEYTVVFDGTNQGNNETSPENTFVKIKITAKNISNEKTRISGGQFYLVDDKQQKVQPTYGKFSPEDLLDEWLEPNKPVMRTTQFDVPYDELKQYNVMIRPSKQQSSVDTALICIINC from the coding sequence ATGGTACAAATTACAATCATTATCATAATTGGAGCAATTGTAATCTCCATGGCAGCTGCCATGTTCATGTATACCCAGTATCAAACAAATTTCATTACTGCAAATTCAGGAGAAATAGTAACTGTGGGGCCAGTAGAATACACAGTAGTATTTGATGGAACAAATCAAGGAAATAACGAAACATCACCAGAAAACACGTTTGTAAAAATCAAAATTACTGCTAAAAACATTAGCAATGAAAAAACTAGAATTTCAGGAGGTCAATTTTACCTCGTTGATGACAAACAACAAAAAGTGCAACCAACATATGGCAAATTCTCTCCAGAAGACTTGTTAGATGAATGGTTAGAACCAAACAAACCGGTAATGCGAACTACACAATTTGATGTTCCATACGATGAACTAAAACAATACAATGTAATGATCCGTCCATCAAAACAACAATCATCAGTTGATACTGCACTGATCTGCATCATTAATTGTTGA
- a CDS encoding hypothetical protein (hypothetical protein Nmar_0790) → MTKKVLLGVTLTAVITVLMFSSPLADAITGLVSTEVKDNKNTFQKITFSLADNVVTDGSVFGGYAVFTEDGDVIAVTSHKGAYDSAGQKYDNPAITFALCSPEQLGAGLCGPEWHSHLVKPVANDACAIAAVGALTFEEPSATVVAKKDSLKVVNVKKGIKSFTESVTGTATDFTAGNSAVNPNPVTGVGVGVPFDLNPVFDDDGLAAICIGPLAESEE, encoded by the coding sequence ATGACTAAAAAAGTTCTTTTAGGTGTAACATTAACTGCAGTAATTACTGTATTGATGTTTTCATCTCCACTGGCTGATGCAATTACCGGTCTGGTATCTACAGAAGTAAAAGATAACAAAAATACCTTTCAAAAAATCACATTTTCATTAGCTGACAATGTTGTCACTGATGGCTCTGTTTTTGGAGGATATGCTGTCTTCACTGAAGATGGTGATGTTATTGCAGTCACTTCTCACAAGGGCGCTTATGATAGTGCAGGTCAAAAATATGATAATCCTGCAATTACATTTGCTTTGTGTAGTCCTGAACAACTAGGTGCAGGATTATGTGGACCTGAATGGCACTCTCATCTTGTCAAACCAGTAGCTAATGATGCTTGTGCAATTGCAGCAGTAGGTGCATTAACATTTGAAGAACCATCTGCAACAGTAGTTGCAAAGAAAGATAGTCTCAAAGTAGTTAATGTGAAAAAAGGCATTAAATCATTTACAGAATCTGTAACTGGAACTGCAACTGACTTTACAGCAGGAAATTCTGCTGTTAATCCAAATCCTGTAACTGGAGTTGGAGTTGGTGTACCATTTGATCTAAATCCTGTATTTGATGATGATGGACTTGCCGCAATTTGTATCGGTCCTCTCGCAGAATCTGAAGAATAA
- a CDS encoding hypothetical protein (hypothetical protein Nmar_0791), with the protein MSTSRMRDNVERWLIHEGLSFQEMKNPENTFQILVKHAGKYGIPTEIFEPKSQPGVIVIGAKVILKDNQIARFLGFTEDEKEKFERRVAEYCNSIQAINRIVTEDGKQKVGVFVVLDDKENIHQQTVLDAINKASELHEKTSRFLMKTF; encoded by the coding sequence ATGAGCACATCAAGAATGCGAGATAATGTTGAAAGATGGCTAATACATGAAGGTCTTTCTTTTCAAGAGATGAAAAATCCTGAAAACACTTTTCAAATTCTAGTAAAACATGCAGGCAAATATGGCATACCTACAGAAATATTTGAACCAAAATCACAACCAGGGGTGATAGTAATAGGAGCTAAAGTGATATTGAAAGATAATCAAATTGCAAGATTCTTGGGTTTTACTGAGGATGAAAAAGAAAAATTTGAGAGGCGAGTTGCAGAATATTGCAATTCAATACAAGCAATTAATCGAATTGTCACAGAAGATGGTAAGCAAAAGGTAGGGGTATTTGTTGTATTAGATGACAAAGAGAACATACATCAACAGACTGTTTTAGATGCAATAAACAAAGCGTCGGAATTACATGAAAAAACATCACGATTTTTGATGAAGACATTCTAA
- a CDS encoding hypothetical protein (hypothetical protein Nmar_0792), with amino-acid sequence MVRTRRANRYCVDCGARLVYYPRLSNPKAPNEHRVLVYACPDCTEDFEKPKMFSIRRNQVDDPLETVEIEITQVQKKTS; translated from the coding sequence TTGGTCAGAACTAGAAGGGCCAACAGATATTGCGTAGATTGTGGCGCAAGACTGGTGTATTACCCAAGATTATCCAATCCAAAGGCCCCAAATGAACACCGAGTTCTAGTATATGCATGTCCAGACTGTACTGAAGACTTTGAAAAACCAAAAATGTTTTCAATTAGACGGAATCAAGTAGATGACCCGCTTGAAACAGTTGAAATAGAAATTACACAAGTCCAGAAAAAAACTAGTTAG
- a CDS encoding hypothetical protein (hypothetical protein Nmar_0793) encodes MTLDPEFSKQTSTLIEQTLELYKSAGASPRVGQLWDCQNVGDFLCGFFVGEMVGSALSAFQIVHKREPTADEHMEIIELVESYSKEIKEFFVKFN; translated from the coding sequence ATGACACTTGATCCTGAATTTTCAAAACAAACATCAACATTAATTGAACAAACATTAGAATTATACAAAAGTGCAGGTGCTTCACCCAGAGTAGGACAGTTATGGGATTGTCAAAATGTTGGTGACTTTCTTTGTGGGTTTTTTGTAGGTGAAATGGTCGGTTCCGCCCTTAGTGCATTTCAAATTGTGCATAAACGAGAACCCACTGCAGATGAACACATGGAGATCATTGAGTTGGTAGAAAGTTATTCAAAAGAAATTAAAGAATTCTTTGTAAAATTCAACTAA
- a CDS encoding ribosomal protein L6 produces the protein MSTEQIEKFQEVVEIPKGVTVTLKKHMLHFQGPLGKTHKNFRNIPVNIEVKDGKVILKSQGYRKRDYSILHTARSIIRNICEGLITGYTIKMKIVFAHFPITVKVQDKTVLIENFQGERSARVTRIIGNTKVVPKGEDVILTGEVWNDITQTAANIELRSKVKDKDHRVFLDGVYSYEKKKGIDK, from the coding sequence ATGTCTACTGAGCAGATTGAAAAATTCCAAGAAGTAGTAGAAATTCCTAAAGGAGTTACTGTAACGTTAAAGAAACACATGTTGCATTTCCAAGGACCACTAGGTAAAACTCACAAAAACTTTAGAAACATACCAGTAAACATTGAAGTCAAAGACGGTAAAGTAATACTAAAGTCACAGGGATATAGAAAAAGAGACTATTCCATATTACACACTGCAAGATCAATTATCAGAAACATCTGTGAGGGATTAATTACGGGATATACAATTAAAATGAAAATAGTATTTGCACATTTTCCAATTACTGTTAAAGTTCAAGACAAAACTGTACTAATTGAAAACTTTCAAGGAGAAAGATCAGCTAGAGTCACAAGAATCATTGGAAATACTAAAGTAGTTCCAAAAGGTGAAGACGTAATTTTAACAGGTGAAGTATGGAATGACATCACACAAACTGCAGCAAACATTGAATTGCGTAGCAAAGTTAAAGATAAAGATCATAGAGTTTTCCTAGATGGGGTATATTCCTACGAAAAGAAAAAAGGAATAGACAAATAA
- a CDS encoding 30S ribosomal protein S8P, whose translation MPAQNVLANLFVTLYNNEARRKSDCTILPTSKLGIEVLKTLQKDGYIGEFEHIDDKRGGKFKIKLLAKITKCGAISPRFKVKNSEYNDWEQQYLPAYNRGMLLVTTNQGVMSHHDAVNKGLGGFLIGYVY comes from the coding sequence ATGCCGGCACAAAACGTTTTAGCAAATTTATTTGTAACATTATACAATAATGAAGCAAGAAGAAAGAGTGACTGCACTATCCTTCCAACTTCAAAATTAGGTATTGAAGTGCTAAAGACATTGCAAAAAGATGGGTATATTGGAGAATTTGAGCACATTGATGATAAAAGAGGAGGAAAATTCAAAATCAAACTATTGGCAAAGATAACAAAATGTGGCGCAATTTCACCAAGATTTAAAGTAAAAAATTCAGAGTATAATGATTGGGAACAGCAATATCTGCCAGCATATAACAGAGGCATGTTACTTGTAACAACAAACCAAGGAGTAATGTCCCATCATGATGCCGTAAACAAAGGATTAGGAGGATTTTTGATAGGATATGTCTACTGA
- a CDS encoding ribosomal protein S14: MPKDRSYEATGRKKHDFGRGSKWCKRCGDYTAVIQKYDLMICRRCFREVATSLGFRKNM, encoded by the coding sequence ATGCCAAAAGATAGATCATACGAAGCAACAGGTAGGAAAAAACATGATTTTGGAAGAGGTTCCAAATGGTGTAAAAGATGTGGAGATTATACAGCTGTAATTCAAAAATACGATTTAATGATATGTAGACGATGCTTTAGAGAAGTAGCAACATCTTTAGGATTTAGGAAAAATATGTGA
- a CDS encoding 50S ribosomal protein L5P gives MKKISLEKVVLNMGLGKSGDIIIVAKKALDHISGKKSCARNAKETQREWGVRQGEPIGVAVTVRGDDARELLKRLLDAKGNQINGRSFDDFGNFSFGIKEHIDIPGVKYDPQVGILGLGISVTLTRPGYGIRKRSKHKASVGKNHIISNQEAKDYLVKEFGVTIV, from the coding sequence ATGAAAAAAATATCTTTAGAAAAAGTAGTCCTAAACATGGGGTTAGGAAAATCAGGAGACATCATCATTGTTGCTAAAAAAGCATTAGATCACATTTCAGGCAAAAAATCATGTGCACGTAACGCTAAAGAAACACAAAGAGAGTGGGGTGTAAGACAAGGGGAACCAATTGGAGTAGCAGTCACAGTAAGAGGAGATGATGCTCGTGAACTACTAAAAAGATTACTAGATGCAAAAGGTAATCAAATAAACGGCAGATCATTTGATGATTTTGGAAATTTTTCATTTGGAATTAAAGAACACATAGACATACCAGGTGTAAAATATGATCCACAAGTTGGAATATTGGGTCTTGGAATTTCAGTGACACTTACCAGACCAGGTTATGGAATTAGAAAAAGAAGTAAACATAAAGCAAGTGTTGGAAAAAATCATATAATCAGTAATCAAGAAGCAAAGGATTATCTAGTTAAAGAGTTTGGAGTGACGATAGTATAA
- a CDS encoding 30S ribosomal protein S4e — protein MVSISGSKKLKRQLAPQFWGITRKDKRFAITVRPGPHKKEYSVPTAIFLRDILKIVTTLREAKASIYTGKVKIDGVVRKSLHHAIGLMDVVELENVPEIYRMVPMEGKLLKPLQIKESEKSKKLVRVTSKTTISKGRMQIGFHDGRSTISDTKVNIGDSCLIQIPDQKILEVIKLEKDSHALVTRGVNAGQVGTIESIEEGSFILPKRAVLILGERKIEIPTDIILAIGKKEPVIQIK, from the coding sequence ATGGTAAGCATATCTGGAAGTAAAAAACTCAAAAGACAATTAGCCCCACAGTTTTGGGGAATTACAAGAAAAGATAAGAGATTTGCAATTACAGTAAGGCCTGGTCCTCACAAAAAAGAGTATTCAGTACCAACTGCAATTTTTCTCAGAGATATTTTAAAAATTGTAACGACATTAAGAGAAGCCAAGGCTTCAATTTACACTGGCAAAGTAAAAATCGACGGAGTAGTCAGAAAATCACTCCATCATGCAATTGGGTTAATGGATGTAGTTGAATTAGAAAATGTTCCAGAGATATACAGAATGGTTCCAATGGAAGGAAAACTACTAAAACCATTACAAATTAAAGAATCAGAAAAATCAAAAAAATTAGTTAGAGTTACAAGCAAAACAACTATCAGCAAAGGTAGAATGCAGATTGGGTTCCATGATGGACGTTCAACAATTTCAGATACTAAAGTAAATATCGGAGATTCATGTTTAATACAAATTCCAGATCAAAAAATTCTCGAGGTCATAAAATTAGAAAAAGATTCACATGCTCTAGTAACCCGCGGTGTTAACGCAGGACAAGTTGGTACAATCGAATCAATCGAAGAAGGATCTTTTATCTTACCAAAACGTGCAGTTTTAATTTTAGGGGAAAGGAAAATCGAAATTCCAACAGATATTATCTTAGCAATAGGAAAAAAGGAGCCCGTAATTCAAATAAAGTGA